From a single Anas acuta chromosome 30, bAnaAcu1.1, whole genome shotgun sequence genomic region:
- the LOC137846095 gene encoding butyrophilin subfamily 3 member A3-like isoform X1, with amino-acid sequence MQISLGYSCICGNAGMGLSVQLTEVIFILMLVSTYQPIEGAGHDPLLVVDDYEDDGIRLKCFSERLFSQVQMLWTDSRGNNITGTPLTTGTSTANVSSSIVLKPGSGNSVSCKIIDKLLKTSTESSVVIADVFFPTTSPWLAAFVVILLLSVFLVIAAFYKLRVNNKATTRALNAQKEIQQDIDDLNHQLDEMQKNFQKEIDVAMEKIDKARIELEFWKARSNAVNITLDQKYKHPSLCINEEKNRVKSSIQEENALKMMVAATEGFSENEHYWEVEVGDQSEWELGVVSEEIRNALTSSTVNCLPGENLLSLQFSQGKYILTNEKDLRNCKQYSVVAVFLDQKRKRLSFYDAEEKTSIGSIFYNLSGKLYPFFSPGSDGKWLGVRPVKTLNLLPSL; translated from the exons ATGCAGATTTCTTTAGGGTACAGCTGCATTTGTGGAAATGCAG GCATGGGACTCTCAGTCCAGTTGACAGAAGTCATCTTCATCTTGATGTTGGTATCTACATACCAGCCCATTGAAG GTGCTGGCCATGATCCCTTGCTTGTTGTGGATGATTACGAGGATGATGGTATTCGACTCAAATGTTTCTCTGAAAGGTTGTTTTCTCAAGTTCAGATGTTGTGGACAGACAGTAGAGGAAATAACATCACTGGAACTCCTCTCACTACTGGCACCAGCACTGCTAATGTCAGCAGCTCCATCGTTTTGAAACCAGGATCTGGAAACTCTGTGTCCTGCAAAATAATAGATAAACTGCTGAAAACATCAACAGAATCTTCAGTTGTCATTGCAG ATGTCTTCTTTCCTACCACCTCCCCTTGGCTGGCGGCTTTTGTTGTGATCCTACTCCTGAGTGTTTTCCTCGTTATTGCTGCATTTTATAAACTCAGAG ttAACAATAAGGCTACAACTCGTGCAT TAAATGCACAAAAGGAGATTCAACAAG atatagATGATCTCAATCATCAACTGG atgagATGCAGAAGAATTTTCAGAAGg aAATTGATGTTGCAATGGAAAAAATTG acaAAGCAAGGATTGAACTGG agTTCTGGAAAGCTCGTAGCAATGCAG tTAATATCACTCTGGATCAGAAATACAAGCACCCCAGCCTCTGCAttaatgaggagaaaaataggGTGAAGTCCTCCATCCAGGAAGAGAATGCCCTCAAAATGATGGTGGCAGCTACTGAaggcttttcagaaaatgaacattACTGGGAAGTGGAGGTGGGAGACCAATCAGAGTGGGAGCTGGGAGTGGTGAGTGAGGAGATAAGGAATGCACTTACGAGCAGCACAGTAAATTGTCTCCCAGGGGAGAACTTACTTAGTCTACAGTTTTCTCAGGGGAAATACATTTTAACTAATGAGAAGGATCTAAGAAATTGCAAGCAGTACAGTGTGGTGGCTGTTTTCCTGGACCAAAAACGTAAAAGGCTTTCATTCTACGATGCTGAAGAAAAGACCTCTATTGGATCCATCTTTTACAACTTATCTGGGAAGCTGTACCCATTCTTCAGTCCAGGATCTGATGGCAAATGGTTAGGAGTACGTCCTGTAAAGACTTTAAACCTATTACCCTCTCTTTGA
- the LOC137846095 gene encoding butyrophilin subfamily 3 member A3-like isoform X2, with the protein MGLSVQLTEVIFILMLVSTYQPIEGAGHDPLLVVDDYEDDGIRLKCFSERLFSQVQMLWTDSRGNNITGTPLTTGTSTANVSSSIVLKPGSGNSVSCKIIDKLLKTSTESSVVIADVFFPTTSPWLAAFVVILLLSVFLVIAAFYKLRVNNKATTRALNAQKEIQQDIDDLNHQLDEMQKNFQKEIDVAMEKIDKARIELEFWKARSNAVNITLDQKYKHPSLCINEEKNRVKSSIQEENALKMMVAATEGFSENEHYWEVEVGDQSEWELGVVSEEIRNALTSSTVNCLPGENLLSLQFSQGKYILTNEKDLRNCKQYSVVAVFLDQKRKRLSFYDAEEKTSIGSIFYNLSGKLYPFFSPGSDGKWLGVRPVKTLNLLPSL; encoded by the exons ATGGGACTCTCAGTCCAGTTGACAGAAGTCATCTTCATCTTGATGTTGGTATCTACATACCAGCCCATTGAAG GTGCTGGCCATGATCCCTTGCTTGTTGTGGATGATTACGAGGATGATGGTATTCGACTCAAATGTTTCTCTGAAAGGTTGTTTTCTCAAGTTCAGATGTTGTGGACAGACAGTAGAGGAAATAACATCACTGGAACTCCTCTCACTACTGGCACCAGCACTGCTAATGTCAGCAGCTCCATCGTTTTGAAACCAGGATCTGGAAACTCTGTGTCCTGCAAAATAATAGATAAACTGCTGAAAACATCAACAGAATCTTCAGTTGTCATTGCAG ATGTCTTCTTTCCTACCACCTCCCCTTGGCTGGCGGCTTTTGTTGTGATCCTACTCCTGAGTGTTTTCCTCGTTATTGCTGCATTTTATAAACTCAGAG ttAACAATAAGGCTACAACTCGTGCAT TAAATGCACAAAAGGAGATTCAACAAG atatagATGATCTCAATCATCAACTGG atgagATGCAGAAGAATTTTCAGAAGg aAATTGATGTTGCAATGGAAAAAATTG acaAAGCAAGGATTGAACTGG agTTCTGGAAAGCTCGTAGCAATGCAG tTAATATCACTCTGGATCAGAAATACAAGCACCCCAGCCTCTGCAttaatgaggagaaaaataggGTGAAGTCCTCCATCCAGGAAGAGAATGCCCTCAAAATGATGGTGGCAGCTACTGAaggcttttcagaaaatgaacattACTGGGAAGTGGAGGTGGGAGACCAATCAGAGTGGGAGCTGGGAGTGGTGAGTGAGGAGATAAGGAATGCACTTACGAGCAGCACAGTAAATTGTCTCCCAGGGGAGAACTTACTTAGTCTACAGTTTTCTCAGGGGAAATACATTTTAACTAATGAGAAGGATCTAAGAAATTGCAAGCAGTACAGTGTGGTGGCTGTTTTCCTGGACCAAAAACGTAAAAGGCTTTCATTCTACGATGCTGAAGAAAAGACCTCTATTGGATCCATCTTTTACAACTTATCTGGGAAGCTGTACCCATTCTTCAGTCCAGGATCTGATGGCAAATGGTTAGGAGTACGTCCTGTAAAGACTTTAAACCTATTACCCTCTCTTTGA